From the Synechococcus sp. KORDI-49 genome, the window TCTTCCGATCGGCCGGGCCTGCATCACCGCTCGGGTCAGAAACGGTGCGGCGGAACGCCTGATCCTCCACCCCCGCGATCACGGCTGCCACGACGCCGATGTCGAATGGTCCGACGAAACCACCTGGAAGACCCAGGCCCTGGACGCCCTTGGAAACAGCGGCCCCCTCCGGGATGCCGTGCGCTGGAATGCCGGTGCCTACCTGTGGTTCTCAGGGATCAGTGAAACGCTGGATGCAGGGGTGTCGCGCGCCGAGGCCTCGCTGCAGGACGGCAACGCCATGGACTGTCTGGATCAACTGCAGGGCTGGCGGAGCAACCTTTCCATCCGGTAGCGCTCGAAGGGCACCCCGCCGATCGTGATCGATTCGGAGGCCAGGACCAGCCAACCTCGCCGCTCCAACAGAGGTCGGCTCAGCTGGCTCGCCTCCGTTCGAAGCCGTTCCAGGCCATCCGATCTGGCATCGTCCTCAATCTGCGCCAGCAGGGCACTGCCATGGCCCCGACGGGCCTCCCGACCGCGGCAATACAACAACGACAAGCGATCTCTGGGATCGCGGATGGCGAACGCGGCATCCGTCCCGCTGATCCAGCCGTGCCCCTCCCTCAGCGTCCGATCCAGGACGCCCGGCAACCAGGCCAGAGCAGCCCAGGCCCTCACCTGCTCAGGGGTATAAAGCAGCGCTGCCTGGGTTTCGATCGCATCCGCGTAGATCTCCCGCAGCAGCTGGTGGTCGCCGGAGTGGATCGGTCGCAGGGCCATGCCGTTGGCCTGTGGGAATGTGAGTCTCCTCGACTCACAGCCCCCTTGCAGCGTCTCCGCATTCCCACCCTGCTGAGCGCCTTTCTGACGCTGCTGAACGATCGACTCAGCGAAAGCATCGTGTTTCCGTTGTTGCCGTTCCTGCTGGCTCGTTTTGCGCCGGACGGCCGCACCCTCGGACTGTTGGCCGGCAGTTATGCCCTGGCTCAGTTTCTCGTCACACCGCTGATCGGTGCACTCAGCGACCGCCATGGGCGCCGCCCGGTGATCGCCATCTGCGTCGCCGGTTCGGTGGTCGGCCTGGGACTGTTCGCACTCACGATCAGCCTGCCCTGGTCTGAGGGGGCATCCATTCCACTGCTGCTGCTGTTCGCTGCACGAATCATCGATGGCATCAGCGGGGGAACCGCAGCCACAGCAGGCGCCGTGCTGGCGGATATCAGTCCTCCGGAGCGACGGGCCCGTGCCTTCGGACTGATCGGTGTGGCCTTCGGCCTCGGGTTCATCGCCGGACCGTTCCTCGGGGGTCGCCTGGCAGGCATCAACGTCTCGCTGCCGGTCTGGGTGGCGACGGGCTTCGCCCTGCTGAATCTGGCTGTGGTGCTGAGCCTGCTGCCGGAAACCCATCCGCTGGAAGCGCGGCGGACCCTTCCCGACCGGCGTGCCCTGAACCCCTTCGCGCGGATCGGCACCGTGATGAGCCAGGTCAGCGTCGGCCGGCTGTGCACCAGCTTCTTCCTGTTCTTTCTGGCCTTCAACGGCTTCACAGCGATCCTTGTTCTGTATTTCAAGCAGCGCTTCAACTGGGGGCCTGAACTGGCCACCACAGCATTTCTGGTGGTCGGCGTCGTCGCAACGGTTGTACAGGGAGGCCTGATCGGCCCTCTGGTGAAGCGGTTTGGAGAATGGCGATTGACCCTGCTCGGCCTGGGACTGGTGATCGCCGGTTGTCTGATGATTCCGGCTCTGGGTTCGGCGGATCAGCCCGGAACGATTTTTCTTGCTGTCGGCATCCTGGCCTTCGGAACTGGCCTGGTGACACCGAGCCTGCGCAGCCTTGTGTCCAGACGGCTGGGGGAGGAGGGGCAGGGTGCCGCTCTCGGAAGTCTCCAGGCCTTGCAGAGCCTCGGCAGTTTTCTCGGACCGCCTCTGGCAGGTCTGAGCTACGACCTGATCGGCCCTGCCAGTCCCTTCGCAGGCGCCGGCCTGCTGCTGCTGATCGTGATCGCTCTGGTCGCAGGAAGTCCTCTGCCGATGCGTCAGGAGAACAGTGTCAGCAGCTCATGATTGCTACGTTTCGCGGGACGGCGCGTTGCGACCAACAACCCCACCATGAGTGCAGCTGTCCTCCCCAAGAATGCCTACATCAACCGGGAACTGAGCTGGATCGCCTTCAACCAGCGTGTGCTGGCTCAGGCACTGGATGAACGCACACCACTGCTGGATCAGGCCAAGTTCAGCGCCATCTTCAGCAACAATCTCGACGAATTTTTCATGGTGAGGGTGGCCTCCCTGAAATCCCAGGTGGAGGCAGGCATCACCAGCCCCAGTGAAGACGGCAAAACGCCGCTGGAGCAGCTACTCACGATCCGCGAACACCTGATCCCCCTGCTGCAGCAACAGCAGGATCACTACCGGCTGCATCTGAAGAGCGAGCTGCTCAAACACAAGGTGCACCTACTGGATTACGTCCAGCTGAACGATGCCCAGAAGAGCTGGGTTGACGACACCTTCCATACCTCGGTGTTCCCCTTGCTGACGCCCCTGGGAGTGGATCCGGCCCACCCCTTCCCGTTCGTCAGCAACCTCAGCCTGAACGTCGCAGCGATCATCCACGATCCTGAAACCGGAGAACGTCAGTTCGCGCGGGTCAAGGTGCCCCAGAAGAATCTGCCCCGATTCGTCGCGATCCCATCGGAACTAAGCGATGCCGAACCGGCACCGATTCACACGGCGATTCCCCTTGAACAGGTGATCGCCTTCAACCTGGAGCTGCTGTTTCCCGGGATGACCGTTGAAGGGCATTACTTCTTCCGGGTCACCCGCGATGCCGACCTCGAACTGCGTGACCTTGAAGCCGACGATCTGATGCTGGCTCTGGAGCAGGGGCTGCGCAAACGCCGCATGGGAGGAGAGGTGGTGCGGCTTGAGGTTCCCAACGAGATGCCGGAAGACGTGGTGGAGATGCTGATCACCGGTCTCGCCGTCGAGGAAGAGGACCTTTACAGAATCGATGGCCCCCTGGGACTGGATGATCTGTTCGGACTGACGAGCCTGCC encodes:
- a CDS encoding GNAT family N-acetyltransferase gives rise to the protein MALRPIHSGDHQLLREIYADAIETQAALLYTPEQVRAWAALAWLPGVLDRTLREGHGWISGTDAAFAIRDPRDRLSLLYCRGREARRGHGSALLAQIEDDARSDGLERLRTEASQLSRPLLERRGWLVLASESITIGGVPFERYRMERLLRQPCS
- a CDS encoding tetracycline resistance MFS efflux pump, encoding MQRLRIPTLLSAFLTLLNDRLSESIVFPLLPFLLARFAPDGRTLGLLAGSYALAQFLVTPLIGALSDRHGRRPVIAICVAGSVVGLGLFALTISLPWSEGASIPLLLLFAARIIDGISGGTAATAGAVLADISPPERRARAFGLIGVAFGLGFIAGPFLGGRLAGINVSLPVWVATGFALLNLAVVLSLLPETHPLEARRTLPDRRALNPFARIGTVMSQVSVGRLCTSFFLFFLAFNGFTAILVLYFKQRFNWGPELATTAFLVVGVVATVVQGGLIGPLVKRFGEWRLTLLGLGLVIAGCLMIPALGSADQPGTIFLAVGILAFGTGLVTPSLRSLVSRRLGEEGQGAALGSLQALQSLGSFLGPPLAGLSYDLIGPASPFAGAGLLLLIVIALVAGSPLPMRQENSVSSS